The nucleotide sequence TCTACCTCCCTTTCCTAATCTTGCACATTTTACAGCCCCTCGGTGAGTATCTAACTGTCCTCCAGTTCCACTATAATGTCTTGTTCCAATCGCTTCAGAAACTACTTGACCTGTTAAATCAACCATAATAGCTGTATTTATGCTAACCATTTTATTATTTTGAGCAATCACATCAGGATTATTAGTATAACTTCCTCTCATTACCATTACTGCCGGATTATTGTTAATAAAATCATATAGTTTTCTCGTACCAAAAGCGAAGGCACATACAAATTTTCCAGGCCATAGAGTCTTCCTCTCATTTGTTATAACACCTTTATTAAATAGTTCTAACATACCCTCTGTAAACATTTCTGTGTGTACTCCGAGATCTTTTTTATTATCTATAAATTTAGATACAGCATATGGCACTCCTCCTATTCCCATCTGTATTGTAGAACCATCTTCTATCAAATCTGCTATAAAACCTCCTATTTTTTCTTCAATTTCAGTTGGCTCAATCAAAACCTCTTCTGGAAGCTGATGATTTGTTTCAATTATATAATCTACTTTACTTATGTGTATTTCTGTTTCTCCAAAAGTCCTTGGTGCATTAGGGTTAACTTCAAGTATTACTTTCTCAGCTGCTTCTATTAAATCCTTTTCTATAAAAGCAGAGCAGGAAAGACTAAGATAACCATGTTCATCCATAGATGATGCTGTTCCTACAAAATAGTTTATTTTTTTACCACTTTGAACCAAATCAATTATTGCGTGATGAGCATTATTAGGAACATATGTTATTGTTTTAAGCCCTTGACTTGCAACCTTTCTATCTGGTGGTCCATAAAACCAACTATTATTCAAAAATCTTCCTTCATATTCTTTCAAACTCTGAAATTCGTAATTAGTAGTATTTAATATTGTATAAACTTCAACATTATTAACATCTTCATGAACTTTGTGTAAATTTTCTAGAAAAACCCTTGGAGTCATTGGAACAACAGATGTAGTAATAACATCGTTACTTTTGATATCTGATAAAACTTCTTCAACAGTTCTTACTTTTGAATTATAAATAGATTGCCAATTCATTTTTTTGCCTCCTTACCATTTGTTACTCTGTAACTTTTCCCCATTTAACAACACAAGCATTCCAAGTCCAACCACCGCCAGCAGATACTAATAAAACAACGTCTCCATCTTTAATTCTACCTCTTTTTAATCCTTCAACCAATGAAATAATTACATCATTTTGTCCTACATGTCCGTATTCCTCAAGGAAGAAAGATTGATCTTCTCTTAAATTCATTTCTCTTAAAATTTCATAGTGGGCACTTCTTTTAATCTTTACCATTGCTAAATAGTCTATATCTTTTCTAGTTAAGCTACTTTTCTCTAAAGCTCTATCTATTACTCCATACCAATTTTTCATAGTAACCTTTCCAAGTCTCTCTTTGAAATCATTTGGGTCACACGTAATATGAAACCACATTTTATCAAGATCTTCTGGCGTGACAGGCCATTTTTTACTTCCACCTACGGGTACAACAAAATCTTCCGAAAAAGATCCATCTGCTACATGTGAACTAGCTAAAACCTCATTATACCCAAGATTCTTTTTAAGTACTACCGC is from Anaerobranca gottschalkii DSM 13577 and encodes:
- a CDS encoding 3-oxoacyl-ACP synthase, which translates into the protein MRNHVGIAGMGIYIPENYWTAEDMAKMTGMPLEAFTEKIGVLKKPMPGPNDTTSYMGIMAAKKAIENAGIDPKEIDVVIWDGAQHKDYLNWLAFTKSAYEIGATNAWGFDVESMCGSRIVGLELGKSLILSRDDVNTILLVSGYRNCDMINLNYKTGAFLHDIGAGGSAVVLKKNLGYNEVLASSHVADGSFSEDFVVPVGGSKKWPVTPEDLDKMWFHITCDPNDFKERLGKVTMKNWYGVIDRALEKSSLTRKDIDYLAMVKIKRSAHYEILREMNLREDQSFFLEEYGHVGQNDVIISLVEGLKRGRIKDGDVVLLVSAGGGWTWNACVVKWGKVTE
- a CDS encoding acetyl-CoA hydrolase/transferase family protein, coding for MNWQSIYNSKVRTVEEVLSDIKSNDVITTSVVPMTPRVFLENLHKVHEDVNNVEVYTILNTTNYEFQSLKEYEGRFLNNSWFYGPPDRKVASQGLKTITYVPNNAHHAIIDLVQSGKKINYFVGTASSMDEHGYLSLSCSAFIEKDLIEAAEKVILEVNPNAPRTFGETEIHISKVDYIIETNHQLPEEVLIEPTEIEEKIGGFIADLIEDGSTIQMGIGGVPYAVSKFIDNKKDLGVHTEMFTEGMLELFNKGVITNERKTLWPGKFVCAFAFGTRKLYDFINNNPAVMVMRGSYTNNPDVIAQNNKMVSINTAIMVDLTGQVVSEAIGTRHYSGTGGQLDTHRGAVKCARLGKGGRGIIALRSTGGNNMSSIVPVLPTGSPITVPRQDIDCIVTEYGVANLRGRTVRERVKALINVAHPDHRDYLQREAEKLLLI